The following coding sequences lie in one Spodoptera frugiperda isolate SF20-4 chromosome 24, AGI-APGP_CSIRO_Sfru_2.0, whole genome shotgun sequence genomic window:
- the LOC118278911 gene encoding histone H4 translates to MTGRGKGGKGLGKGGAKRHRKVLRDNIQGITKPAIRRLARRGGVKRISGLIYEETRGVLKVFLENVIRDAVTYTEHAKRKTVTAMDVVYALKRQGRTLYGFGG, encoded by the coding sequence ATGACCGGTCGCGGTAAAGGAGGAAAGGGTCTGGGAAAAGGAGGAGCCAAGCGTCACAGGAAGGTACTTCGTGATAACATCCAGGGTATCACGAAGCCCGCCATCCGTCGTCTCGCTCGCAGAGGTGGAGTGAAGCGTATCTCCGGTTTGATCTACGAAGAGACCAGAGGCGTGCTGAAAGTGTTCCTCGAGAACGTGATCCGTGACGCCGTCACCTACACCGAGCACGCCAAGAGGAAGACCGTCACCGCCATGGACGTTGTATACGCCCTGAAGCGTCAAGGCCGCACCCTGTACGGTTTCGGCGGTTAA
- the LOC118278906 gene encoding histone H2B has product MPPKTSGKAAKKSGKAQKNISKTDKKKKKHKRKESYAIYIYKVLKQVHPDTGISSKAMSIMNSFVNDIFERIAAEASRLAHYNKRSTITSREVQTSVRLLLPGELAKHAVSEGTKAVTKYTSSK; this is encoded by the coding sequence ATGCCGCCCAAGACCAGTGGTAAGGCCGCCAAGAAATCTGGCAAGGCCCAGAAGAACATCTCTAAGACCgacaagaagaagaagaagcatAAGAGGAAGGAGAGCTACGCCATCTACATCTACAAGGTGTTGAAGCAGGTCCACCCCGACACCGGTATCTCCAGCAAGGCCATGTCGATCATGAACTCGTTCGTGAACGACATCTTCGAACGCATCGCCGCCGAagcctctcgtctcgcccactACAACAAGAGATCGACCATCACCTCCAGGGAGGTCCAGACCTCGGTCAGGCTCCTGCTGCCCGGTGAGCTCGCCAAGCACGCCGTCAGTGAAGGCACCAAGGCCGTCACCAAATACACCAGCTCCAAGTGA
- the LOC118278895 gene encoding late histone H1-like produces MADTAVATEAPAPATPAKKQTGRQAGAAKKPKAKPTHPKTSEMVNNAIKEMKERSGSSLQAIKKYIAAQYKVDAEKLAPFIRKYLKSAVESGTLIQTKGKGASGSFKLESKSAAAKKPAGAAGKAAAGKSGASASAASKAGAAGKKATASAAGAKSKKAAAAAASASAASGSPAKSAKSSAAKDKKAAAAKKKPAPKKAAAPAKAKGAAAPKAKKTAKPPTKKPKAPKPKKAAAATPKSKPAAKKAAAAKK; encoded by the coding sequence ATGGCAGACACAGCAGTCGCAACCGAAGCTCCGGCACCAGCCACCCCGGCGAAGAAGCAGACCGGCAGACAGGCGGGAGCCGCGAAGAAACCGAAGGCGAAGCCCACCCATCCCAAGACCTCCGAGATGGTGAACAACGCGATCAAGGAGATGAAGGAACGCAGCGGCTCCTCCCTGCAGGCCATCAAGAAGTACATCGCCGCCCAGTACAAGGTCGACGCCGAGAAACTGGCTCCGTTCATCAGAAAGTACCTGAAGAGCGCCGTCGAATCCGGCACTCTGATCCAGACCAAGGGCAAGGGCGCTTCGGGATCTTTCAAGCTCGAGTCGAAATCGGCCGCGGCGAAGAAGCCCGCCGGTGCCGCGGGTAAGGCCGCCGCCGGCAAGTCCGGCGCGTCCGCGTCCGCCGCATCGAAGGCCGGCGCCGCCGGCAAGAAGGCGACCGCCTCAGCGGCCGGCGCCAAGAGCAAGAAGGCAGCAGCCGCGGCCGCGTCTGCGTCGGCGGCTTCCGGTTCACCCGCGAAGTCCGCTAAATCGTCGGCAGCCAAGGACAAGAAGGCCGCCGCCGCTAAGAAGAAGCCCGCGCCCAAGAAGGCCGCCGCTCCCGCTAAAGCGAAGGGAGCCGCCGCACCGAAAGCTAAGAAGACAGCCAAGCCCCCGACCAAGAAACCTAAGGCGCCCAAACCCAAGAAGGCAGCCGCCGCTACGCCCAAATCGAAGCCGGCAGCGAAGAAAGCAGCCGCCGCCAAGAAGTAA
- the LOC118278898 gene encoding histone H3 has translation MARTKQTARKSTGGKAPRKQLATKAARKSAPATGGVKKPHRYRPGTVALREIRRYQKSTELLIRKLPFQRLVREIAQDFKTDLRFQSSAVMALQEASEAYLVGLFEDTNLCAIHAKRVTIMPKDIQLARRIRGERA, from the coding sequence ATGGCCCGTACTAAGCAGACCGCTCGTAAATCCACCGGTGGCAAAGCCCCGAGGAAGCAGCTCGCCACCAAGGCTGCGCGTAAGAGCGCACCGGCCACCGGCGGTGTCAAGAAGCCCCATCGCTACAGGCCCGGAACCGTCGCTCTTCGTGAGATCCGTCGTTACCAGAAGAGTACCGAGCTGTTGATCCGCAAGCTCCCGTTCCAGCGTCTCGTCCGTGAGATCGCTCAGGACTTCAAGACCGATCTCCGTTTCCAGAGCTCCGCCGTGATGGCACTGCAGGAGGCCAGCGAAGCTTACCTGGTCGGTCTGTTCGAAGACACCAACCTGTGCGCCATCCACGCCAAGCGTGTCACCATCATGCCCAAGGACATCCAGCTGGCGCGTAGGATCCGTGGTGAACGCGcttaa
- the LOC118278900 gene encoding histone H2A produces MSGRGKGGKVKGKAKSRSNRAGLQFPVGRIHRLLRNGNYAERVGAGAPVYLAAVMEYLAAEVLELAGNAARDNKKTRIIPRHLQLAIRNDEELNKLLSGVTIAQGGVLPNIQAVLLPKKTEKKA; encoded by the coding sequence ATGTCTGGTCGCGGTAAAGGTGGCAAAGTTAAGGGAAAGGCAAAGTCCCGCTCCAACCGTGCCGGGCTCCAGTTCCCCGTCGGACGTATCCACAGGCTGCTCCGTAACGGCAACTACGCCGAGCGCGTCGGTGCCGGTGCACCCGTGTACCTGGCCGCCGTGATGGAGTACCTCGCCGCTGAGGTCCTCGAGTTGGCCGGTAACGCCGCGAGGGACAACAAGAAGACCAGGATCATTCCTCGTCATCTCCAATTGGCCATCCGCAACGACGAGGAGTTGAACAAGCTGCTCTCCGGCGTGACAATCGCTCAGGGTGGTGTACTGCCTAACATCCAGGCCGTACTCTTGCCCAAGAAGACCGAGAAGAAGGCTTAA